The genomic segment CCTCACCTATAAGACCGGGTCCATGACACCGATGCTCTCAGTCGGCAGTTATGTGGACTTCTGCCTCAAATTCATCCTCGCCTTCGGCGCCGTCTTCGAACTTCCCATCGTCATCGTGTTCCTGACGCGTATGGGAATTGTGACTCCGAAGGCCCTAGCAAAAAATAGAAAATATGCGGTTCTCGCCGCATTCATCATCGCCGCGATTCTCACCCCCACGCCTGACGCCTTCAACCAGACTCTCATGGCCGTCCCCATGATCGTGCTCTACGAAGCCGGTGTCCTCGTATCTCGGCTATTCGTGAAGAGGAGGGAAGAGCGTGTCTAACGTCCGGGGCAAAAGTCTCAAGGCGATGGCGAGGGACATAGCCGAAGGGTATGTGACGGTGAACCCCCTCTTCCTGAAATCCTTCGACAATGAAACCTTGAAAGAATTCTACCACGAAGTGATGAAGACTCAGGGCGAAGTGCGTGGTGAGAAGTTTCCCCACAACGACGTCATGGAGATCCGTTTGAGGAATCTGCGCCTCCAAAGACTGCATTCTTCTGCGATGATAATTCGGAACTTCGCCAGGGCGAGGAGAATCCCGCTCATTTGACACCCATGAGAATCTGTGTTATGTTTTTCCATGGAAATCTCTGAGGAAATAAAGGGAGCAAAAGACATAATCCAGGCCTTCCTGAAGGCGAAGAAGACCGTCAGGATGTATCCGGAGAACAACCCCGTCTATACGAAGACGATCGATGAAATCTTTTCGCGTTTTACCGACTTTTTTGCCTGGCGCGAAGAATTCCGTTTGAGAATAAAACAGCACGAGCTCTTCTTCGATGCCGAGATGGTCTACCAGAACCCTGAAAAAGAGGATAACCTCGCCCTCTTCCTCTTTAAGGACGGCCTGAGGGAATTGAGCTTTAAGAAGAACCTGTCCAAGCAGGAGCTGGAGGAGTTCCTCAAGATTATCGCGCTCGACTTCGACAGAGAGGCGGCTGACGACGACATCGTAACCCTCCTTTGGGAGAGGGACTTTCAGGATATCCAGTACGTTGTCGATGAGGCCTTTCTCACGGAAGACAATGATTACGAATCGGATGCGATCGAGGAGATAAAGAGTAAGGCTCCAGAGACCGACAATCTTCTCAAGGCGTATACCGACGCCTTCAGTGCGGAGGATGTTTCGAGCATTTCGATCGTGAACCTTTCCGATAAAGACCTTCAGCAGCTCGTCAGGGAGATAGAGAAAGACCTGGAAGACAAGACCGGGAAGCTCTCTGAAATACTGTTCGAGATGCTCCACCACGCTGAAAGCCCGCCTGAATTGGAGGACATCTATCATTTCCTTTCGGATATCATTCTCTATTCTCTCCGGCAAGGAGACCTGAAGACCGTAGTGACAATGCTGAAAAGGGCGCAGGCCGTTGCGGAATCGCCGTCCGTCTCAAAGGAGTCAAAAACCAGGATGAAAGGCCTTGCCGATATCGTCAACTCCAGGGACTCACTCATGCATCTCGGCGCGATCCTCGATTCTTCTGAGGCAATTGACGAAAATCTCCTCTCTGAATTTACGTCCTTTCTCGACAAGGTCGCGATAGCTCCGCTCATATCGCTCCTCGGCGACCTCGAGAGCATTCATGGAAGAAAGCGGATCATTGCCATCCTCATCAGCCTCGGGAAGAAAGACCTCCAGGCGCTCGCGAAGGGCCTTCAAGACTCGCGGTGGTATGTCGTGAGAAACATCATCTATGTCCTTCACCGCATAGGGGACAAGAAGGCCGTCGAGTATCTCCTCAGCACCGCCCGTCATGCCGATGTACGGGTCAGGAAAGAATCCATTAAGGCCCTGGGCGAACTCAAGAGCCCTCTTGCTTTGCAGACGTTGAGAGACTGTCTCGATGATAAAGACGACTCGATAAGGAAGATGTCCGCGAAGGCGCTCGGGAGTATCGGTTCTGAGACTGCGAAGAGGATACTCATCGAAAAGGTTTCAGGGAAAGATTTTAAGGCACGGGATTTTGAAGAGAAGAAAGAATTCTTTGAAGCCCTGACCCGCTGGAAGGACGCCGAAGTGACGGATTTCATGATGAAGCTTCTCAAGAAGCGGTCGCTCTTTAAGAGGGCCCGTTCCGATGAGGACAGGGCAGCCGCAGCACACTACTTCGGCCTGATAGGCAGCAGGGACGCGCTGCCGGCATTGTCGGCTCTAAAGGATTCAAAGAACGAACTTGTGAGGGAATACGTGAACTCCGCCCTGAAAAGGATAGATTATGGCAAATAAGGAGACATCGGGGTCGGTAGCAAATCCGAAGGACATCATCAATCAGCTTGCCGTCATCATCAGGTCCTCCCAGATTCATGACGCCGGCAATGTGGCCATTCTGACCGCTATCGACCGCTTATGTTCGATCGTGAACCCCATCCTCAATTCCGGTGATACCCTCACCCTTGAGCTCGGCGGCGAGTTCTTTTACCTGAATGACACGAGGGTGAGGTACTCTATGGAATACCTCTTGAATTTCGATTTTCTGATCAGAGAGTTCAGGAAACGCGGACTGGGAAGTATCATCATAAACAGCCCGTTAACCCCCGGTGACATTCAGCGCTTCTTGAAGGCGTTCTTCGACGCATCCTTCTCGACGGAATCGTTTAAGACCCTCTCGGAGGGCATCGCCGATATCCATTCCCTCTCCGTAGGACCGCTGAAGAAGATCAGGGATGAAGGCGAGTACGACATCAGACGGTTCGTGAAAAAGACCTATTTCAATGCGGTCTCCTATACAAAAGGGGTCATCACGAAAATACAGTCAGGAGAAAAAATCAGCATCAAGAAGGCGAAGCGGGTCGTGGAATCGATGGTTGACATGATCCTTGAAGAAGAAGAGATGCTCGTGGGCATGACCGCGATAAAGGATTATGATGAATACACCTATCACCATTCAGTAAATGTGAGCATCCTCTCCGTCGCCCTGGGCCAGAGGCTCGGGCTGAACAGGAAGGCTCTCACCGAAGTCGGACTCGTCGCCCTGTTTCATGACATCGGAAAGATCGAGGTTCCCGCTGAGATACTGAACAAGCCGACGAACTTTACCGATGACGAGTGGAGAATCATGAAACGGCATCCCTTCTGGGGTGTGAGGGCGATCCTGAAACTGAAAGGTCTCGACGCGACATCCGTCAGAACCGCCATCGTAGCCTTTGAACACCACCTCAACTACGATCTGTCGGGCTACCCGAGACTCAGCAGCCCGATAGAGCTGGACTTTTATTCCAAGATAGTGAGTCTCGCAGACCAGTATGACGGCATGACATCGTCTCGGGTCTATTCCAGGATACCGATGGCGCCCGACAAGGCCCTGAGCATCATGATGGAGCGTGCGGGGAGCCAGCTCGATCCGGTCATCTTCAAATTCTTCATAAACATGATCGGGGTATTTCCGATCGGCACCCTCGTGCTTCTCGACTCAAAGGAACTCGGGCTCGTATTTGGCTGTAACTCGATGTTTCCGGACAGACCGAGAGTACTCATCATTATGGATAGCAAAGGCACCAAAGTCGAAGGCCACGTTGTCGATCTGACCGAGAAGGACGCAAGCGGAAATCACCCACGCAGCATTATCAAGACCCTTGACCCGAACAAGTACCGCATAAACCTCGCGGAATACCTCCTGTAGAAAAAACCGGGGACGAAGAAGCGCTCACCGGCGGAGTTCTCTCAACGGACCGCTCTCTTGAGCGGCAGACGTCTCACTTCTGTTCCGGAACAGCAAAGGCAGCGCACCGGTAGAGATCTTTGCCTCGAGCGTCCCCAAGGAGTTTCGCCCGGTATCTGCATCCCCCCCTGCATAACTCCCTCACCGCACAATCGCATTTCAGTTCTCGGAGGGCAAGGGGGCTGATCCTGCTCCAGCAAGTTTCAAGACCCTCGGCAATATCGCCTACGGAAGATTCCGAATGGAAAGCACACCGTGCGACCTTACCGTCGGCCATCACGGATGCCAGATGCAGCCCGCACGCAAAACCCTCTCCTCCGCCGTGAAGCCCCTCTCCGAAACCATATCTCAGATACCTTCCCGCGACCTCCGGGCTCACCTGCAATGAGGGATGGTGCACGAGGTTCCCCGCCCCGCACGGGACATCGACCGTCCACTCCCTCACTCCCTTTTCCCTGAATAGCCGCTCCATCTCTTCAAAATCATTGAGGTTCGCTGAATGCACCATCGTCGAAACAGAGACGTCTATGCCGGAATCGCGAACCTCATCAAGGGCGTTCATCGTCTTTCTGTAGGCACCCTTTCCCCTCAGCGCATCATGTCCAATCTCGAGTCCGTCCACGCTCATCTGTATTTCGTCCACGTGGAGAGATCTCAGGGTTCTCCTGCCGAGCAGCGTTCCGTTTGTAAGAAGTATCTTGCGGAACGCGTAATCCGGAAGAGCGTCGTTCATCTGCCGAAAATCCCTGTGAAGGAGCGGTTCACCTCCGGTGATCAAGAGCCTCAACCCCTGCGCTTCCTCGAATTCGCGCAGTACCCTCATGATCTTGTTCAACGGCAGTTCCCGGTTCTCCGGAGGCCCGATGTAGCAATGTCCGCACCGGAGATTGCATCTTCTCGTTATCTGGAGTTCGAGGTACCGGAGAGAGGGTCGGGGGGATTTCCTGAGAGTAGGTCGTTTCATGCGCGTCCCGACAGTCGTGAGGATTCCCTCATTCAAGGCATAGTCGAGAAAGGCACGATCGCTTTCGTCAACCTCGCAACCCCCTGCGGAGGCAGCTCTCTCGAGAACGGCAAAGGCGGGTTCGTCGAGCTCGTAGAGCTCATCCTTTGGGATGTGATAAACCGCTGGGACTTCGAGCCATTTCAGGCTGCATCTCGGAGAGAGAAAATAATTCATTTTTTATTATACCGAAAAAGAGGAGAGCCGTTATTAATGACGTGCAGAGGGGAGAGCGCTTGTTCTTTTTATGGTAAAATCCCTCATGGATTTCTTCGACGTCGTCTTTCCCGTTAATATGGGCCCCCTCACTTACCATTGGCTGGCGTCCCGCGGAAGAATTTGCCCCGGCATGATCGTGACTGCAGAGGTGAAAAAGAGCGCCCAGTACGGAGTTGTTCTCGGCAGGGCGTCCGGGCATCCGGGAGGACCGAGCAAGGAACTTCTCGATGTCGTTTTCGATAGGCCTGTGATGAGCGAAGCCCTGATCGGCCTTCTCCGGTGGATGGCAGATTACTATCTCGTGCCTGAAGGGATCGTCCTCAAGAGCATGGTCCCCTTGGAGTATTTCAAAATAGGGAAGACGAAAAGACA from the Thermodesulfovibrionales bacterium genome contains:
- a CDS encoding radical SAM protein, which encodes MNYFLSPRCSLKWLEVPAVYHIPKDELYELDEPAFAVLERAASAGGCEVDESDRAFLDYALNEGILTTVGTRMKRPTLRKSPRPSLRYLELQITRRCNLRCGHCYIGPPENRELPLNKIMRVLREFEEAQGLRLLITGGEPLLHRDFRQMNDALPDYAFRKILLTNGTLLGRRTLRSLHVDEIQMSVDGLEIGHDALRGKGAYRKTMNALDEVRDSGIDVSVSTMVHSANLNDFEEMERLFREKGVREWTVDVPCGAGNLVHHPSLQVSPEVAGRYLRYGFGEGLHGGGEGFACGLHLASVMADGKVARCAFHSESSVGDIAEGLETCWSRISPLALRELKCDCAVRELCRGGCRYRAKLLGDARGKDLYRCAAFAVPEQK
- a CDS encoding HEAT repeat domain-containing protein, yielding MEISEEIKGAKDIIQAFLKAKKTVRMYPENNPVYTKTIDEIFSRFTDFFAWREEFRLRIKQHELFFDAEMVYQNPEKEDNLALFLFKDGLRELSFKKNLSKQELEEFLKIIALDFDREAADDDIVTLLWERDFQDIQYVVDEAFLTEDNDYESDAIEEIKSKAPETDNLLKAYTDAFSAEDVSSISIVNLSDKDLQQLVREIEKDLEDKTGKLSEILFEMLHHAESPPELEDIYHFLSDIILYSLRQGDLKTVVTMLKRAQAVAESPSVSKESKTRMKGLADIVNSRDSLMHLGAILDSSEAIDENLLSEFTSFLDKVAIAPLISLLGDLESIHGRKRIIAILISLGKKDLQALAKGLQDSRWYVVRNIIYVLHRIGDKKAVEYLLSTARHADVRVRKESIKALGELKSPLALQTLRDCLDDKDDSIRKMSAKALGSIGSETAKRILIEKVSGKDFKARDFEEKKEFFEALTRWKDAEVTDFMMKLLKKRSLFKRARSDEDRAAAAHYFGLIGSRDALPALSALKDSKNELVREYVNSALKRIDYGK
- a CDS encoding HD-GYP domain-containing protein produces the protein MANKETSGSVANPKDIINQLAVIIRSSQIHDAGNVAILTAIDRLCSIVNPILNSGDTLTLELGGEFFYLNDTRVRYSMEYLLNFDFLIREFRKRGLGSIIINSPLTPGDIQRFLKAFFDASFSTESFKTLSEGIADIHSLSVGPLKKIRDEGEYDIRRFVKKTYFNAVSYTKGVITKIQSGEKISIKKAKRVVESMVDMILEEEEMLVGMTAIKDYDEYTYHHSVNVSILSVALGQRLGLNRKALTEVGLVALFHDIGKIEVPAEILNKPTNFTDDEWRIMKRHPFWGVRAILKLKGLDATSVRTAIVAFEHHLNYDLSGYPRLSSPIELDFYSKIVSLADQYDGMTSSRVYSRIPMAPDKALSIMMERAGSQLDPVIFKFFINMIGVFPIGTLVLLDSKELGLVFGCNSMFPDRPRVLIIMDSKGTKVEGHVVDLTEKDASGNHPRSIIKTLDPNKYRINLAEYLL